In Chelonia mydas isolate rCheMyd1 chromosome 10, rCheMyd1.pri.v2, whole genome shotgun sequence, a single window of DNA contains:
- the GTF2A2 gene encoding transcription initiation factor IIA subunit 2, which yields MAYQLYRNTTLGNSLQESLDELIQSQQITPQLALQVLLQFDKAINSALAQRVRNRVNFRGSLNTYRFCDNVWTFVLNDVEFREVTELVKVDKVKIVACDGKNTGSNTAE from the exons ATGGCGTATCAACTGTATAGAAACACCACATTGGGGAACAGCCTTCAGGAGAGCTTGGATGAGCTCATACAG tCTCAGCAGATCACCCCTCAGCTTGCCCTTCAAGTGCTACTTCAGTTTGACAAGGCTATAAATTCAGCATTGGCACAACGGGTCAGGAACAGAGTCAATTTCAGG GGCTCTCTGAATACATACAGATTCTGTGATAATGTGTGGACTTTTGTACTGAACGATGTTGAATTTAGAGAGGTAACTGAACTCGTGAAAGTGGATAAAGTGAAAATTGTTGCATGTGATGGAAAAA aTACTGGTTCCAATACTGCAGAATGA